In one Lolium rigidum isolate FL_2022 chromosome 3, APGP_CSIRO_Lrig_0.1, whole genome shotgun sequence genomic region, the following are encoded:
- the LOC124698428 gene encoding transcription termination factor MTEF1, chloroplastic-like, translating into MPLCSFYASITLPVSKPHSLPSSTKLPSTAVAAISTVQPTTSPVLAEATTLPTTTASTAAEVLSLHLPELPSSTRDKILSLELMGVDYGRALSLNPDLREASPESIHAVVTFLQSRGLHFRDLGRVFGMCPSVLTASVRADLRPVFAFLTDDLGVPEDAYRRVVVKCPRLLACSVRDQLRPALFYLRRLGFRDSRALAFQDPILLVSSVERTMAPKLEYLRTELGMSKDEAVAMVLRCPALFTFNVERNFRPKFEYLVQEMSGGVEDVKAFPQYFTFSLEKRIAPRHRAAVEAGVDLPLPDMLKATDDEFREMLESKRS; encoded by the coding sequence ATGCCGCTCTGCAGCTTCTACGCCTCCATCACCCTCCCCGTCTCCAAGCCCCACTCTTTGCCCTCCTCCACCAAGCTCCCTTCCACCGCCGTGGCTGCGATCAGCACCGTGCAGCCGACAACGAGCCCGGTCCTGGCGGAGGCGACCACGTTACCAACTACAACCGCGTCCACGGCGGCGGAGGTGCTGTCGTTGCACCTGCCGGAGCTGCCGTCTTCGACGCGGGACAAGATCCTGAGCCTGGAGCTAATGGGAGTGGACTACGGCCGCGCGCTGTCCCTGAACCCGGACCTCCGCGAGGCGTCGCCGGAGTCCATCCACGCGGTGGTGACCTTCCTCCAGTCCCGCGGGCTCCACTTCAGGGACCTGGGCCGCGTCTTCGGCATGTGCCCCTCCGTGCTCACCGCCAGCGTCCGCGCCGACCTCCGCCCCGTCTTCGCCTTCCTCACCGACGACCTCGGCGTGCCCGAGGACGCCTACCGCCGCGTCGTCGTCAAGTGCCCGCGCCTGCTCGCCTGCAGCGTCCGCGACCAGCTCCGGCCGGCGCTCTTCTACCTCCGCCGCCTCGGCTTCCGGGACAGCCGCGCGCTGGCGTTCCAGGACCCCATCCTCCTGGTGTCCAGCGTGGAGCGCACCATGGCGCCCAAGCTGGAGTACCTGCGGACGGAGCTGGGCATGTCCAAGGACGAGGCGGTCGCCATGGTGCTCCGCTGCCCGGCGCTCTTCACCTTCAACGTGGAGCGCAACTTCAGGCCCAAGTTCGAGTACCTGGTGCAGGAGATGAGCGGCGGCGTGGAGGACGTCAAGGCCTTCCCGCAGTACTTCACCTTCAGCCTCGAGAAGCGGATCGCGCCGCGGCACCGGGCGGCTGTGGAGGCTGGCGTCGACCTGCCGCTGCCGGACATGCTCAAGGCCACCGACGACGAGTTCAGGGAGATGCTCGAGAGCAAAAGGAGCTGA
- the LOC124702500 gene encoding uncharacterized protein LOC124702500 produces the protein MREEVRSSSGAVPEQQFAVVRSSSPPPTPVASSAGASSPAMQINIVSIDWLGSKQASRVDSSSHVAPRAYGPAHSFDAIGTALDSAPSCRPWERGDLLRRLATFKPSTWDSKPKAASSLSCAQRGWVNVDMDKIECESCGAHLIFSVLTSWSPAEVANAGEAFAEQLDASHKNSCPWRGSSCADSLVQLHLTQSALIGGFKDRCDGLLQFLSLPVIASSAIETMRLTRAAQINRLLTQSMTFLSGELGYKADSTPGIDIHQGSSCGYSRAQKLISLCGWEPRWLPNVQDCEENSTRSAKNALSNEPDEHQKSSFSESAKKDKGKGKRPLKDSGCSMSSPLLDCSLCGATVRIWDFRSVSRPHFSPNNIDAPETGKKLTLTRGISAASGINGWVNDGVVRDQAEGRDEVATYEGKLLSNAGVDLSLTMAGGLPPIHSAVPVASEGFNGGMGRDLMIAQPTGSEVGDRATSYESRGPSSRKRNLEEGGSTADKPQDGVQHADSIEGTVIDRDGEEVDDDVQDSDIQNKRSRGFNFFDANLPSCSGAGPSRNLCIDSDVDTSIFGHSRAVGLGPVEHPSARDSMRASSVIAMDIRSADEDSMESVEYHPDAGIDINMPSSSGYRNVEMNDAFDLNDSNQAQQSACAQPAAGSDGREIGGSSTNEGEEVLNAGTTSAFARDQLSLGISGGSVGMGASHEAEIHGIDVSVQRTESVVGDAEPITDLTETMGHTGESVPGPGSMDEFVPEEVDREEPHGDSQDIVFRSAGRADSGSKNYGCNKADSGESGKKIGHAIGHESTMHPSLSCNAVMYNGFDVFKEEVTQAGKVPTTDDVLMGLDYDPQNELGATNGENDYEPGLPDFDPIKHHKSYCPWVNGTVAAACCYDASSSSSSSGLSGWQLTVDALDTFQSLGQNQTMQSESAASLNMDDQVASNRKLARRSSVSKSHGKC, from the exons ATGCGGGAGGAGGTCAGGAGCTCGTCGGGGGCGGTGCCCGAGCAGCAGTTCGCCGTCGTacggtcgtcgtcgccgccgcccacccCGGTCGCCAG TTCTGCTGGAGCCTCATCACCTGCTATGCAAATTAATATAGTAAGCATAGATTGGTTGGGTAGCAAACAAGCTTCCAGGGTTGATTCCTCATCACATGTTGCGCCACGTGCTTATGGGCCTGCTCATAGCTTTGATGCTATTGGAACTGCTTTGGATTCTGCACCATCTTGTCGACCATGGGAGCGTGGAGATTTACTTCGTCGACTGGCAACATTTAAGCCTTCAACTTGGGATTCTAAGCCGAAG GCTGCTAGTTCCTTGTCTTGCGCTCAAAGAGGCTGGGTGAATGTTGATATGGACAAAATTGAATGTGAATCATGCGGTGCACATCTTATATTCAGTGTGCTGACATCCTGGTCCCCAGCTGAAG TTGCAAATGCTGGAGAAGCCTTTGCGGAGCAGCTTGATGCATCACACAAGAATAGTTGTCCCTGGAGAGGCAGTAGCTGTGCTGATAGCCTTGTTCAGCTCCACCTTACACAGTCAGCGCTTATTGGAGGTTTTAAAGATCGTTGTGATGGACTTCTACAGTTTCTCTCTCTTCCTGTGATTGCTTCATCTGCAATTGAGACTATGAGGTTGACCAGGGCTGCTCAGATTAACCGCCTATTAACCCAATCGATGACCTTCTTATCTGGGGAACTTGGTTACAAAGCTGACAGTACACCAGGAATTGACATCCATCAAGGTTCCTCTTGTGGCTACTCGCGA GCGCAGAAGCTTATAAGCCTTTGTGGATGGGAGCCTAGGTGGCTTCCAAATGTTCAGGACTGTGAAGAAAATTCAACCCGCTCGGCTAAAAATGCACTTTCAAATGAACCAGATGAACATCAGAAAAGTTCATTCTCGGAATCAGCCAAGAAAGATAAAGGAAAAGGCAAAAGGCCCCTCAAAGATTCTGGATGCAGCATGAGCTCCCCTTTATTAGACTGTAGCCTGTGTGGAGCTACAGTTAGGATCTGGGACTTCAGATCTGTGTCACGTCCTCATTTTAGTCCAAATAACATTGATGCACCAGAAACAGGCAAAAAGTTAACCCTGACACGTGGAATTAGTGCAGCCAGTGGGATCAATGGATGGGTTAATGATGGGGTGGTAAGAGATCAAGCTGAAGGGCGTGATGAAGTGGCAACTTATGAGGGGAAATTACTTTCAAATGCTGGAGTAGACCTGAGTCTGACGATGGCTGGAGGGCTACCGCCAATTCATTCTGCAGTGCCTGTTGCATCTGAGGGCTTTAATGGAGGAATGGGAAGAGATCTGATGATTGCACAGCCCACTGGAAGTGAAGTTGGTGATCGTGCAACGTCATATGAGTCTCGGGGTCCAAGCTCGCGGAAGCGTAACCTTGAGGAAGGTGGGAGCACTGCTGACAAGCCACAAGACGGGGTTCAACATGCTGACAGCATAGAAGGAACTGTCATCGATCGTGATGGTGAAGAAGTTGATGATGACGTGCAAGATTCAGACATCCAGAATAAAAGATCCCGTGGCTTCAACTTTTTTGACGCCAATCTTCCATCTTGTTCTGGAGCGGGACCTAGTAGAAACCTCTGCATTGACTCTGATGTAGATACCAGTATATTCGGTCACTCTAGAGCTGTTGGTCTAGGTCCTGTTGAGCATCCATCTGCTAGAGATTCTATGAGGGCATCTTCTGTTATTGCAATGGATATTCGCAGCGCTGATGAAGATTCGATGGAGAGCGTTGAGTATCATCCAGATGCCGGTATTGATATTAACATGCCTTCATCTAGTGGGTACAGGAATGTTGAAATGAATGATGCCTTCGATCTCAACGATAGCAACCAAGCACAGCAAAGTGCTTGTGCACAGCCTGCTGCTGGAAGTGACGGAAGGGAGATAGGAGGAAGCAGTACAAATGAAGGGGAGGAAGTACTTAATGCAGGCACGACTTCTGCTTTTGCAAGGGATCAACTTAGCTTAGGAATTAGTGGTGGAAGTGTTGGCATGGGTGCTAGTCACGAGGCTGAAATTCATGGCATTGATGTTTCTGTGCAAAGAACTGAGAGTGTTGTAGGCGATGCAGAACCTATTACTGACCTTACTGAGACAATGGGTCATACTGGCgaatcagttccgggacctggATCGATGGATGAGTTTGTACCTGAAGAAGTTGACCGGGAAGAACCTCATGGAGACAGCCAAGACATAGTGTTCCGTTCAGCAGGGCGTGCTGACAGTGGATCAAAAAATTATGGTTGTAATAAAGCTGATTCTGGTGAGAGTGGAAAaaagataggacatgccattggtcATGAAAGCACCATGCATCCTTCCCTGTCTTGCAATGCTGTGATGTATAACGGTTTTGATGTGTTTAAAGAGGAAGTGACACAGGCTGGCAAAGTACCGACTACAGATGATGTGTTAATGGGGTTAGACTATGATCCGCAGAATGAGTTAG GAGCAACAAATGGAGAAAATGACTATGAACCAGGTCTTCCAGATTTTGATCCAATCAAGCATCACAAAAGTTACTGTCCATGGGTAAATGGAACTGTTGCAGCAGCTTGCTGTTACGATGCTAGTTCCAGCTCAAGCAGTTCAGGACTTTCTGGTTGGCAGTTAACAGTAGATGCGCTTGATACATTCCAGTCTCTTGGTCAAAACCAAACAATGCAGTCTGAATCTGCGGCCTCGCTAAAtatg GATGATCAAGTAGCTTCTAACCGTAAGCTGGCAAGAAGGTCTTCAGTTAGCAAAAGCCATGGGaaatgttga
- the LOC124702502 gene encoding putative ALA-interacting subunit 2 isoform X2, which translates to MDEASTSASGGSAGRSFPPARSGVFYRFTQQDLPAWKPAMTPGCVITIFLIIGITFVPIGLVCLQASNSVAEIVHRYDIDCVPNAYKGNKQAYIKDSSISKKCIQKVQVRYHMKAPIYVYYELDNFYQNHRRYVKSRSDKQLRRGLEHTESSCSPIERSNGLPIVPCGLIAWSLFNDTYGFTRGSKDIMVDRKNISWRSDREHKFGKDVYPFNFQNGSLIGGGKLDPNVPLSNQEDLIVWMRTAALPQFRKLYGVIEEDIQADETITMHITNNYNTYTFGGKKSLVLTTSTWLGGKNDFLGYAYMITGSLSIFLSILFALIHVKVPR; encoded by the exons ATGGACGAGGCGAGCACCTCGGCGTCCGGAGGCTCCGCGGGGCGCTCcttcccgccggcgagatcgggaG TATTCTATAGATTCACCCAGCAGGATCTTCCAGCTTGGAAACCGGCAATGACACCAGGATGT GTGATAACCATCTTCTTGATCATTGGGATCACTTTCGTACCTATTGGGCTAGTTTGTCTTCAGGCTTCAAACAGT GTTGCAGAAATCGTTCACCGTTATGATATTGATTGCGTACCTAATGCTTACAAAGGAAATAAGCAGGCCTATATCAAAGACAGCTCGATTTCAAAGAAATGTATTCAGAAAGTGCAG GTTCGGTATCATATGAAAGCTCCAATATATGTCTATTATGAACTAGACAATTTCTACCAGAATCATCGTAG ATATGTCAAAAGTAGAAGCGATAAGCAACTACGCCGTGGCCTCGAACACACTGAAAGCTCATGCAGTCCGATAGAAAGGAGCAATGGCCTTCCAATTGTTCCCTGTGGACTGATTGCCTGGAGCTTGTTCAATGATACTTATGGTTTTACCCGTGGATCAAAGGATATAATGGTTGATAGGAAAAATATTTCATGGAGAAGTGATCGGGAACATAAGTTTGGCAAGGATGTCTATCCTTTCAACTTTCAGAATGGATCCTTGATCGGTGGAGGAAAACTTGACCCTAATGTACCA CTGAGCAATCAGGAAGATCTTATTGTGTGGATGCGCACAGCTGCCCTTCCCCAATTCCGAAAGCTCTACGGTGTCATTGAAGAGGATATTCAAGCTGATGAAACCATTACCATGCACATAACAAATAATTACAACACCTACACTTTTGGTGGGAAGAAAAGCCTAGTTCTTACAACATCAACCTGGCTGGGTGGCAAGAATGACTTTCTTGGATATGCATATATGATCACTGGTTCCCTGAGCATTTTCTTGTCCATTCTCTTTGCTCTGATTCATGTGAAAGTTCCAAGGTAA
- the LOC124702502 gene encoding putative ALA-interacting subunit 2 isoform X1 has translation MDEASTSASGGSAGRSFPPARSGVFYRFTQQDLPAWKPAMTPGCVITIFLIIGITFVPIGLVCLQASNSVAEIVHRYDIDCVPNAYKGNKQAYIKDSSISKKCIQKVQVRYHMKAPIYVYYELDNFYQNHRRYVKSRSDKQLRRGLEHTESSCSPIERSNGLPIVPCGLIAWSLFNDTYGFTRGSKDIMVDRKNISWRSDREHKFGKDVYPFNFQNGSLIGGGKLDPNVPLSNQEDLIVWMRTAALPQFRKLYGVIEEDIQADETITMHITNNYNTYTFGGKKSLVLTTSTWLGGKNDFLGYAYMITGSLSIFLSILFALIHVKVPRPHGDAAYVSWSRKNSNS, from the exons ATGGACGAGGCGAGCACCTCGGCGTCCGGAGGCTCCGCGGGGCGCTCcttcccgccggcgagatcgggaG TATTCTATAGATTCACCCAGCAGGATCTTCCAGCTTGGAAACCGGCAATGACACCAGGATGT GTGATAACCATCTTCTTGATCATTGGGATCACTTTCGTACCTATTGGGCTAGTTTGTCTTCAGGCTTCAAACAGT GTTGCAGAAATCGTTCACCGTTATGATATTGATTGCGTACCTAATGCTTACAAAGGAAATAAGCAGGCCTATATCAAAGACAGCTCGATTTCAAAGAAATGTATTCAGAAAGTGCAG GTTCGGTATCATATGAAAGCTCCAATATATGTCTATTATGAACTAGACAATTTCTACCAGAATCATCGTAG ATATGTCAAAAGTAGAAGCGATAAGCAACTACGCCGTGGCCTCGAACACACTGAAAGCTCATGCAGTCCGATAGAAAGGAGCAATGGCCTTCCAATTGTTCCCTGTGGACTGATTGCCTGGAGCTTGTTCAATGATACTTATGGTTTTACCCGTGGATCAAAGGATATAATGGTTGATAGGAAAAATATTTCATGGAGAAGTGATCGGGAACATAAGTTTGGCAAGGATGTCTATCCTTTCAACTTTCAGAATGGATCCTTGATCGGTGGAGGAAAACTTGACCCTAATGTACCA CTGAGCAATCAGGAAGATCTTATTGTGTGGATGCGCACAGCTGCCCTTCCCCAATTCCGAAAGCTCTACGGTGTCATTGAAGAGGATATTCAAGCTGATGAAACCATTACCATGCACATAACAAATAATTACAACACCTACACTTTTGGTGGGAAGAAAAGCCTAGTTCTTACAACATCAACCTGGCTGGGTGGCAAGAATGACTTTCTTGGATATGCATATATGATCACTGGTTCCCTGAGCATTTTCTTGTCCATTCTCTTTGCTCTGATTCATGTGAAAGTTCCAAG gccacatggtgatgctgctTATGTATCTTGGAGTAGGAAAAACAGCAATAGCTGA